A region of Streptomyces sp. R44 DNA encodes the following proteins:
- a CDS encoding right-handed parallel beta-helix repeat-containing protein: MTQRRTYTALAALTLSLLAAAPARAASPPGDRHYVDCSAAEAGDGSVQHPWTTLAEANAHPYGPGDRLLFKRGTTCTGTLSPQGSGSAAHPFTIADYGDAAGRAVIDGNGAHDAVLLADSQYLRLTRLEITNAAAPGTERNGVRLRLADFGVARGITIDHLSIHDVRGGDFKTITGSSAIHIAVEGTTVPSRYDGLEIHHNDIRDVDREGIYFKSRFSKRDLVGNQQDPNVYPGAWTPSLNVRIHHNTLTSLAGDGIKIDTTAGARIDHNRLDGFQLRSKAANAGIWTFNTDDTVIEYNEVSGGGNTKDGMSFDADGASKGTVLQYNHSHDNAGGFLLICPYSGAKTLDTLVRYNLSVDDGARLIQNCWGPILNTQIHNNTFVNRTVRPGHLVQDDAGSPATTRHELSIRNNIFVNEGASGGYAFKNPTPGLSFSHNLFHGITMTRPNPGGLDADPLLRPDLRLAAGSPALSAGTPIADNGGRDWFGNAVPATEAPNIGAYEGPGL, translated from the coding sequence CGGCCCGGGCCGCGTCCCCGCCCGGCGACCGCCACTACGTCGACTGCTCCGCGGCCGAAGCCGGCGACGGCTCCGTCCAGCACCCCTGGACCACCCTTGCCGAGGCCAACGCCCACCCCTACGGGCCCGGCGACCGCCTCCTGTTCAAGCGCGGCACCACCTGCACCGGCACCCTGAGCCCCCAGGGCTCGGGCTCCGCCGCCCACCCCTTCACCATCGCCGACTACGGGGACGCGGCCGGACGCGCCGTCATCGACGGGAACGGCGCCCACGACGCCGTACTCCTCGCCGACAGCCAGTACCTGCGCCTCACCCGCCTGGAGATCACCAACGCCGCCGCCCCCGGCACCGAACGCAACGGTGTCCGGCTCCGCCTCGCCGACTTCGGCGTCGCCCGGGGCATCACGATCGACCACCTGTCGATCCACGACGTGCGCGGCGGCGACTTCAAGACCATCACCGGCTCCAGCGCGATCCACATCGCCGTCGAGGGAACGACCGTCCCCAGCCGGTACGACGGCCTGGAGATCCACCACAACGACATCCGGGACGTCGACCGCGAGGGCATCTACTTCAAGTCGCGCTTCTCCAAGCGCGATCTGGTCGGCAACCAGCAGGACCCGAACGTCTACCCCGGAGCCTGGACCCCGAGCCTGAACGTCCGGATCCACCACAACACCCTGACCTCACTCGCCGGCGACGGCATCAAGATCGACACGACCGCCGGCGCCCGGATCGACCACAACAGGCTCGACGGCTTCCAGCTCCGCTCCAAGGCCGCCAACGCCGGCATCTGGACCTTCAACACCGACGACACCGTCATCGAGTACAACGAGGTCTCCGGCGGCGGGAACACCAAGGACGGCATGTCCTTCGACGCCGACGGGGCCTCGAAGGGCACGGTCCTCCAGTACAACCACAGCCACGACAACGCCGGCGGCTTCCTGCTGATCTGCCCCTACAGCGGCGCCAAGACCCTCGACACGCTGGTCCGTTACAACCTCAGCGTCGACGACGGTGCCCGCCTGATCCAGAACTGCTGGGGCCCCATCCTGAACACGCAGATCCACAACAACACCTTCGTGAACAGGACCGTCCGTCCCGGCCACCTCGTCCAGGACGACGCCGGCAGCCCAGCCACCACCCGGCACGAGCTGTCGATCCGCAACAACATCTTCGTCAACGAGGGCGCGAGCGGCGGCTACGCCTTCAAGAACCCCACGCCCGGGCTCTCCTTCTCGCACAACCTCTTCCACGGCATCACCATGACCCGCCCCAACCCCGGTGGCCTCGACGCCGACCCGCTGCTCCGCCCCGACCTGCGGCTGGCCGCCGGCTCCCCGGCCCTGTCCGCCGGAACGCCGATCGCGGACAACGGCGGCAGGGACTGGTTCGGGAACGCCGTGCCGGCGACGGAGGCTCCCAACATCGGGGCGTACGAGGGACCGGGGCTGTAG
- a CDS encoding SDR family NAD(P)-dependent oxidoreductase, which yields MTTALITGATAGIGAAFARRLAADGHDVVLVARDVKRLREQATELHDRHGVEAEVLAADLSEEHGIAAVEARLSDPKQPVDMLVNNAGFGNKGRFLEVSMADELKMLTVHCEAVLRLTSAAAAAMKGRHRGAVVNVASVAAFVPRGTYGASKAWVVQFTQGAARDLAGSGVRLMALCPGFVRTEFHERAGMGTDNIPGWMWLDADKLVTAALQDLERGKTLSIPDPRYKALMGVVKLAPRGLLGGVSSKAGRKYGPE from the coding sequence ATGACGACTGCACTGATTACGGGCGCCACCGCGGGCATCGGGGCCGCCTTCGCACGGAGACTGGCGGCGGACGGCCACGACGTCGTGCTCGTGGCCAGGGACGTGAAGCGGCTCCGGGAGCAGGCGACCGAGCTGCACGACCGGCACGGCGTCGAGGCCGAGGTGCTCGCGGCGGACCTCTCCGAGGAGCACGGCATCGCCGCCGTCGAGGCCCGGCTCTCGGACCCGAAGCAGCCGGTGGACATGCTGGTGAACAACGCCGGCTTCGGCAACAAGGGCCGTTTCCTCGAGGTCTCCATGGCCGACGAGCTGAAGATGCTGACGGTGCACTGCGAGGCGGTGCTGCGGCTGACCTCGGCGGCCGCCGCCGCCATGAAGGGCCGCCACCGGGGCGCCGTGGTGAACGTGGCGTCGGTGGCGGCCTTCGTGCCCCGCGGCACCTACGGCGCCTCCAAGGCCTGGGTCGTGCAGTTCACCCAGGGCGCGGCGCGGGACCTCGCGGGCAGCGGGGTGCGGCTGATGGCGCTCTGCCCCGGCTTCGTACGGACCGAGTTCCACGAGCGGGCCGGGATGGGCACGGACAACATCCCGGGCTGGATGTGGCTCGACGCGGACAAGCTGGTGACGGCCGCCCTCCAGGACCTGGAGCGGGGGAAGACCCTGTCGATCCCGGACCCCCGCTACAAGGCCCTCATGGGTGTGGTGAAGCTGGCGCCGCGCGGCCTGCTCGGCGGGGTGTCGTCGAAGGCGGGCCGCAAGTACGGCCCGGAGTAG
- a CDS encoding MOSC domain-containing protein, producing the protein MTLLSVNVGRARPVEYTDAASGMTGIDKRPVEGPVRIEAPGAPGVGASGVAGDAVCDLRFHGGDDRAAYAFAREDMDLWERELGRELANGSFGENLTTRGLDVNGALIGERWRIGEEVVLEVTGGRIPCRTFAGFVEEKGWVKRFTQSEAGPGALLRVIVPGEVRAGDPITVVHRPDHDITAALLHRAATTERALLPGTLVAAEWMESGLLALARQYKEKYAKS; encoded by the coding sequence ATGACCTTGCTGAGCGTGAATGTGGGCCGCGCCAGGCCCGTGGAGTACACCGACGCCGCCTCGGGGATGACGGGCATCGACAAGCGGCCCGTGGAGGGTCCCGTACGGATCGAGGCGCCGGGCGCGCCCGGTGTCGGGGCGAGCGGGGTCGCCGGCGACGCGGTCTGCGACCTGCGCTTCCACGGCGGCGACGACCGGGCGGCGTACGCCTTCGCCCGGGAGGACATGGACCTGTGGGAGCGGGAGCTCGGCCGCGAGCTGGCCAACGGCTCCTTCGGCGAGAACCTCACCACCCGAGGCCTCGACGTGAACGGCGCCCTGATCGGCGAGCGGTGGCGGATCGGCGAGGAGGTGGTCCTGGAGGTGACCGGCGGTCGCATCCCGTGCCGTACCTTCGCCGGTTTCGTCGAGGAGAAGGGCTGGGTGAAGCGGTTCACGCAGTCCGAGGCCGGGCCCGGCGCGCTGCTGCGGGTGATCGTGCCGGGCGAGGTGCGGGCGGGCGATCCGATCACGGTGGTGCACCGGCCGGACCACGACATCACGGCGGCGCTGCTGCACCGCGCCGCGACCACCGAACGCGCCCTGCTGCCCGGCACGTTGGTGGCCGCGGAGTGGATGGAGTCCGGACTCCTGGCGCTCGCCCGCCAGTACAAGGAGAAGTACGCCAAGTCGTAG
- a CDS encoding LysR family transcriptional regulator encodes MIEARHLRVLRAVAATGSFSAAARELGCTQPAVSQQMKALEASAGTPLLIRTGREMRLTQAGEVLVRHASGILAGLTAAEEEVAAIAGLRAGRVRLVSFPSGSSTLVPTALAALRAAHPGTRVSLVEAEPPRSIEMLREGDCDIALAFRYGAGQAEWDDLVVRPLLADRLVGLVPEGHRLAGAGSVGIAELADEPWIAGCPRCRRQLVDVCEDAGFTPRIDFATDDYPAVVGLVGAGLGVAVLPELAIESVRPKGARTVAVEPAVEREIVALTLPDLAQVPAVAATLDELIRAATRA; translated from the coding sequence ATGATCGAGGCACGCCACCTCCGCGTCCTGCGCGCCGTCGCCGCCACCGGCTCCTTCTCGGCCGCCGCGCGCGAACTCGGCTGCACCCAGCCCGCCGTCAGCCAGCAGATGAAGGCCCTCGAAGCCTCCGCCGGCACGCCGCTGCTGATCCGCACGGGACGCGAGATGCGCCTCACCCAGGCCGGCGAGGTCCTGGTGCGCCACGCCTCCGGCATCCTCGCCGGGCTGACCGCCGCCGAGGAGGAGGTCGCCGCCATCGCCGGGCTCCGGGCGGGCCGGGTACGGCTCGTCTCCTTCCCGAGCGGCAGTTCCACGCTCGTGCCGACCGCGCTCGCCGCGCTGCGGGCCGCGCACCCCGGCACCCGGGTCTCCCTCGTCGAGGCCGAGCCGCCGCGCTCGATCGAGATGCTCCGCGAGGGCGACTGCGACATCGCGCTCGCCTTCCGGTACGGGGCGGGGCAGGCCGAGTGGGACGACCTGGTGGTCCGCCCGCTGCTCGCCGACCGGCTCGTCGGCCTGGTGCCCGAGGGCCACCGGCTCGCCGGGGCCGGCTCGGTCGGCATCGCGGAACTCGCCGACGAGCCCTGGATCGCGGGCTGTCCGCGCTGCCGCCGCCAGCTCGTGGACGTGTGCGAGGACGCGGGCTTCACCCCCCGCATCGACTTCGCCACCGACGACTACCCGGCCGTGGTGGGCCTGGTCGGCGCCGGTCTGGGCGTCGCCGTCCTGCCGGAGCTGGCCATCGAGTCCGTACGGCCCAAGGGGGCGCGGACCGTGGCCGTGGAGCCGGCCGTGGAGCGGGAGATCGTGGCCCTGACGCTGCCGGACCTCGCGCAGGTCCCGGCCGTCGCCGCCACGCTCGACGAACTGATCCGCGCCGCCACGCGCGCGTAG
- a CDS encoding WhiB family transcriptional regulator, whose protein sequence is MADFSRLPGPNADLWDWQLLAACRGVDSSLFFHPEGERGAARSARENSAKEVCMRCPVRAECAAHALAVREPYGVWGGLTEDEREELMGRARNRLITTAPASPPATSAASVTPMTSMTSLGERM, encoded by the coding sequence ATGGCAGATTTCTCCCGCCTTCCCGGACCCAACGCCGATCTGTGGGACTGGCAACTCCTCGCGGCCTGCCGCGGGGTCGACAGCTCCCTGTTCTTCCACCCCGAGGGAGAGCGCGGCGCGGCACGGAGTGCGCGTGAGAACTCGGCGAAAGAGGTCTGCATGCGGTGCCCGGTGCGCGCGGAGTGCGCGGCACACGCACTCGCCGTGCGGGAGCCCTACGGCGTATGGGGCGGCCTCACCGAGGACGAACGCGAAGAGCTCATGGGACGCGCGCGCAATCGCCTGATCACGACGGCGCCGGCCTCCCCGCCGGCCACGTCCGCCGCGTCCGTCACACCCATGACATCTATGACATCCCTCGGGGAACGTATGTGA
- a CDS encoding response regulator transcription factor: protein MTSVLVCDDSPLAREALRRAVATVPGVERVTTAANGEEVLRRWGADRSDLILMDVRMPGLGGVETVRRLLSADPGARIIMLTVAEDLDGVALAVAAGARGYLHKDASRAELRATVTQALADPTWRLAPRRLRSAEMGAAPTLTAREIQVLEGMSHGRSNAEIGRELFLSEDTVKTHARRLFKKLGASDRAHAVALGFRWGLVR, encoded by the coding sequence ATGACATCCGTCCTCGTCTGCGACGACTCCCCGCTTGCCCGAGAGGCGCTCCGTCGGGCGGTCGCGACCGTGCCCGGCGTCGAGCGCGTGACCACCGCGGCCAACGGCGAGGAAGTCCTCCGCCGCTGGGGCGCGGACCGCTCGGACCTGATTCTGATGGACGTACGCATGCCCGGTCTGGGCGGCGTGGAGACCGTCCGCCGGCTGCTCTCCGCGGACCCCGGCGCCCGCATCATCATGCTCACGGTCGCCGAGGACCTCGACGGCGTCGCCCTCGCGGTCGCCGCGGGCGCCCGTGGCTACCTGCACAAGGACGCCTCGCGCGCCGAGCTGCGGGCCACGGTCACCCAGGCGCTCGCCGACCCGACCTGGCGGCTCGCCCCGCGCCGCCTCCGTTCGGCCGAGATGGGCGCCGCGCCCACCCTCACCGCGCGCGAGATCCAGGTCCTCGAAGGCATGAGCCACGGCCGGTCCAACGCGGAGATCGGGCGCGAGCTCTTCCTCTCCGAGGACACGGTCAAGACGCACGCCCGGCGCCTCTTCAAGAAGCTGGGCGCCTCCGACCGGGCGCATGCCGTCGCGCTCGGATTCCGCTGGGGCCTGGTCCGCTGA
- a CDS encoding sigma-70 family RNA polymerase sigma factor, translated as MRDDETVGTPMPAGQGEIGALVHRAVDGDAQATHDLLARVHPLALRYCRTRLNRLPGDARHFVEDLAQEVCVAVLMALPRYKDTGRPFEAFVFAIAGHKVADLQRAAMRHPGSTAVPSDEMPERPDDSLGPEERALLSDDAEWAKKLLANLPENQRELLVLRVAVGLTAEETGQMLGMSPGAVRVAQHRALSRLRALAEQ; from the coding sequence ATGCGCGACGACGAGACCGTGGGTACCCCCATGCCTGCCGGGCAGGGGGAGATCGGTGCGCTCGTGCACCGCGCGGTCGACGGCGACGCGCAGGCCACGCACGACCTGCTCGCGCGTGTCCACCCGCTCGCCCTGCGGTACTGCCGCACCCGCCTCAACCGGCTGCCGGGCGACGCCCGGCACTTCGTCGAGGACCTGGCCCAGGAGGTCTGCGTCGCCGTCCTGATGGCGCTGCCGCGCTACAAGGACACGGGCAGGCCCTTCGAGGCCTTCGTCTTCGCCATCGCCGGACACAAGGTCGCGGACCTCCAGCGCGCCGCCATGCGGCACCCCGGGTCCACGGCCGTTCCCTCCGACGAGATGCCCGAGCGGCCCGACGACTCCCTCGGCCCCGAGGAGCGCGCCCTGCTCAGCGACGACGCCGAGTGGGCCAAGAAGCTGCTCGCCAACCTCCCGGAGAACCAGCGCGAACTGCTCGTGCTGCGGGTCGCGGTCGGACTGACCGCCGAGGAGACCGGCCAGATGCTCGGCATGTCCCCGGGCGCCGTCCGGGTCGCCCAGCACCGCGCCCTCAGCCGGCTCCGGGCCCTGGCGGAGCAGTGA